The following proteins are co-located in the Fusarium verticillioides 7600 chromosome 7, whole genome shotgun sequence genome:
- a CDS encoding protein TIF31 yields MAEETTPPAQAPAAASEEPETNMEAEAQDVDAGAEALINLTIVLPDANASKMQIMVSSQEQVHEIRQSIIDLPSAFQYTCFHLEFNGEKINDFIPLSEIPDLGTTPEFHVVEDPYTEKEARIHFVRIRELIGASGDRCDTAQGLLPGLSLFETVATEAVSNNESAEESPIQNYDFQAVPSLTELVPPPSEPAPKTVKQISLSSWNPPPPHLRQRGHLLYLVVSTNEGEQYQITSHVSGFFVNKSSNAKFDPFPRPAPKGQSAHSLLSLIELVSASFAESFTKLQDYNNQRDPLATFQITNAIPAAPWVVPSPNSTLCTHLPDPARSQETYLLNGVENTDTLRDWNEEFQSAKELPRETVQDRVFRERLISKLFADYNEAATRGAVMVARGDIAPLNPTECRDAQIFVYNNIFFSFGADGVGTFTSEGGDEAARVATGKDVAGVKLVNQLDIEGLFTPATVVVDYLGKRIVGQSIVPGIFKQREPGENQIDYGAVDGKDIVAADERFAPGFAQLSKALKVKKHPVWDKEGKRFDLEASVETKGLLGTDARKYVLDLYRISPLDIAWLDEDGLPEDGDAYPHRMTVLRPELVDSFSRYKLKQWVDKEVARRAEQKKEKEAETKAAEDDAKGEEGEGEKKTTEGEGEGEASKEEDSQPNLSDFKFALNPDAFSGQAPQTDEEKAEFAADEEEVRAAGKYLRDQVIPDLLKDLSESEISFPMDGQSLSRLLHKRGINVRYLGKVAELSSDGRLRCLRDICVQDMVARAFKHVSAVYLRHLPVPAVPAAVSHLLNCLLGHRFNEKPVAELDPSIRNLYTDADWSFEKVTPESLRENIEEQILQRFRYELDDEWHNQVRPVQLLREVSLKIGIQLLAKDYSFTAETAAAATTSEAAPAKVEKPVANGQTNGESGSSKKKKKSKAREASPVEAAAPANVHTFNPEDVIDLVPLIKDSCPRSALAEEALEAGRISLLQNQKKLGQELLLESLSLHEQIYGILHPEVARVYNSLSMLYYQLDEKEAAVDLARKAIIVAERTVGVDSAETLLNYLNLSLFLHQIGDSKGALVYSKHALKMWKVIYGPDHPDSITTLNNAAVMLQNLKAYHESRLWFEESLRVCESVFGKQSINSATLLFQLAQALALDRDSKGAVTRMRESYNVFLAELGPEDKNTKEAESWLEQLTQNAVNIAKHAKDVAARRLRTGVRFTTNPSSLAASNATVPGREGPGSQVDSRSIDELIKFIEGGEHQQTKKRTGRGNPKRRGQAGAR; encoded by the exons ATGGCTGAGGAAACCACTCCTCCCGCTCAGGCGCCTG CTGCTGCGTCCGAGGAGCCCGAGACCAACATGGAGGCCGAAGCTCAAGACGTTGACGCTGGCGCTGAAG CGTTAATAAACCTTACCATCGTCTTGCCCGACGCCAATGCTAGCAAGATGCAGATTATG gtctcttctcaagaacaggTTCACGAGATTCGGCAGTCCATCATTGACCTTCCCTCCGCATTCCAGTACACTTGCTTCCACCTCGAGTTTAacggcgagaagatcaacgactTCATTCCCCTCTCTGAAATTCCTGACCTCGGCACCACCCCCGAATTCCACGTTGTTGAGGACCCATATACCGAGAAGGAAGCTCGCATCCATTTTGTCCGCATTCGAGAGCTTATCGGTGCCTCTGGAGACCGATGCGACACAGCCCAGGGCCTTCTTCCGGGACTGTCTCTCTTCGAAACTGTCGCCACAGAGGCCGTCAGCAACAACGAGTCGGCCGAGGAGTCACCCATTCAGAACTACGACTTCCAGGCTGTGCCCTCTCTTACCGAGCTGGTTCCTCCTCCCTCTGAGCCCGCTCCCAAGACAGTGAAGCAGATCTCCTTGTCCTCCTggaatcctcctcctcctcacctCCGACAGCGTGGCCACTTGCTCTACTTGGTTGTCTCCACCAACGAAGGCGAGCAATATCAGATCACCTCTCACGTTTCgggcttcttcgtcaacaaATCGTCTAACGCCAAATTCGATCCCTTCCCTCGTCCGGCACCCAAGGGTCAGTCAGCTCACTCTTTGCTTAGCCTCATCGAGCTCGTCTCTGCATCCTTTGCCGAGTCTTTCACAAAACTCCAGGACTACAACAACCAACGCGACCCTCTCGCCACTTTCCAAATCACCAACGCTATTCCCGCTGCCCCTTGGGTGGTTCCCTCTCCTAACTCCACTCTTTGCACACATCTTCCTGATCCTGCACGATCTCAGGAGACCTACCTCCTTAATGGTGTCGAGAACACCGACACTCTGCGAGACTGGAATGAAGAGTTCCAGTCAGCGAAGGAACTTCCTCGTGAAACTGTTCAGGATCGTGTCTTCCGAGAACGACTCATTTCTAAGCTCTTTGCCGACTATAATGAGGCTGCTACTCGAGGCGCCGTCATGGTCGCACGGGGCGACATTGCTCCTTTAAACCCCACAGAATGCAGAGATGCTCAGATCTTCgtctacaacaacatcttcttctcttttggtGCTGACGGTGTTGGTACATTCACTTCtgagggtggtgatgaggcgGCTCGTGTCGCTACTGGCAAGGATGTCGCTGGTGTAAAGCTCGTCAACCAGTTGGATATCGAAGGACTTTTCACTCCTGCCACCGTGGTTGTTGACTACCTTGGCAAGCGAATTGTTGGTCAGAGCATTGTTCCCGGCATTTTCAAGCAACGCGAACCTGGTGAGAACCAGATCGACTACGGTGCTGTAGACGGCAAGGACATCGTCGCGGCCGATGAGAGGTTCGCTCCCGGCTTTGCTCAGCTGTCCAAGGCTCtgaaggtcaagaaacaTCCTGTTTGGGACAAGGAGGGTAAGCGATTTGACTTGGAGGCCAGTGTGGAGACCAAGGGTCTGCTGGGTACAGACGCCCGCAAGTATGTCTTGGATCTATACCGTATCAGCCCCCTCGACATTGCTTGGCTGGATGAAGACGGTCTTCctgaggatggcgatgctTACCCTCACCGCATGACAGTCCTCCGACCGGAGCTTGTCGACTCATTCTCGCGATACAAGCTGAAGCAGTGGGTGGATAAAGAGGTTGCCCGTCGAGCTGagcaaaagaaggagaaggaggctgagaccAAGGCTGCAGAGGATGACGCCAagggtgaagagggcgagggcgagaagaagaccacAGAGGGTGAGGGCGAGGGTGAAGCCTCCAAGGAAGAGGATAGCCAGCCTAACCTGTCAGACTTCAAGTTCGCCCTTAACCCTGACGCTTTTAGTGGCCAGGCTCCTCAgactgatgaagagaaggccGAGTTCGCcgctgatgaggaagaagtcagGGCAGCTGGAAAATATCTCCGCGACCAGGTTATCCCTGACCTGCTCAAGGATCTTTCCGAGTCCGAGATCAGCTTCCCCATGGATGGCCAGTCACTGAGCCGACTTCTACACAAGCGCGGTATCAACGTTAGATACCTCGGTAAGGTTGCTGAGCTCTCTAGTGATGGCCGGCTCCGATGCTTGCGCGACATTTGCGTCCAGGATATGGTTGCCCGAGCCTTCAAGCATGTTTCTGCTGTTTACCTCCGACACTTACCAGTCCctgctgttcctgctgctgtttctcatctcctcaacTGTCTGCTTGGGCATCGCTTCAATGAGAAGCCCGTTGCTGAGCTCGATCCTTCCATCCGCAACCTCTACACTGATGCCGACTGGTCTTTCGAGAAGGTTACACCTGAGAGTCTGCGGGAGAACATTGAGGAGCAGATCCTCCAGCGATTCCGATATGAGCTCGACGACGAGTGGCACAACCAAGTTCGTCCTGTGCAACTTCTTCGTGAGGTGTCTTTGAAGATTGGTATTCAGCTTCTAGCCAAGGACTACAGTTTCACTGctgagactgctgctgctgccaccACTTCTGAAGCTGCTCCTGCAAAGGTCGAGAAGCCTGTTGCCAACGGCCAGACCAACGGAGAATCTGgtagcagcaagaagaagaagaagagcaaggctCGTGAGGCTTCTCCTGTTGAGGCTGCCGCCCCAGCCAATGTGCACACTTTCAACCCCGAAGACGTCATTGACCTCGTTCCTTTAATCAAGGACTCGTGCCCTCGCAGCGCCCTCGCGGAAGAGGCACTTGAGGCTGGCCgtatttctcttctccaaaacCAGAAGAAATTGGGCCAGGAGCTTCTCCTGGAATCCCTTTCCCTACACGAGCAGATTTATGGTATCTTACATCCCGAGGTCGCTCGTGTCTACAACAGCCTATCTATGCTCTACTACCAgctcgatgagaaggaggctgccGTTGACCTTGCTCGCAAAGCTATCATCGTCGCTGAGAGGACCGTTGGTGTCGACTCAGCCGAGACTCTCCTTAACTACCTCAACCTGAGCCTGTTCCTCCACCAAATTGGTGACAGTAAGGGTGCTCTGGTGTACTCCAAGCACGCTCTCAAGATGTGGAAGGTCATTTACGGCCCTGACCATCCTGATTCTATCACAACACTCAACAATGCTGCTGTGATGctccagaacctcaaggctTACCACGAGTCTCGACTCTGGTTCGAGGAGTCACTGCGCGTATGCGAGTCTGTTTTCGGCAAGCAGTCGATCAACTCTGCtaccctcctcttccagctGGCTCAGGCTCTTGCTCTAGATCGCGACTCAAAGGGGGCTGTTACTCGTATGCGAGAGTCTTACAACGTCTTCCTTGCTGAACTCGGACCTGaggacaagaacaccaaggaggccgagagCTGGTTGGAGCAGCTCACTCAGAATGCTGTCAACATTGCCAAGCatgccaaggatgttgctgCTCGAAGACTCCGAACGGGTGTTCGGTTTACCACCAATCCCTCAAGCTTGGCGGCTTCCAATGCTACTGTCCCCGGCCGCGAGGGACCTGGTTCACAAGTTGACTCCCGcagcattgatgagcttATCAAGTTCATCGAGGGTGGTGAGCATCAACAGACCAAGAAGCGAACTGGCCGTGGAAACCCTAAGAGGCGAGGCCAAGCTGGAGCGCGATAG
- a CDS encoding protein TIF31, with protein sequence MQIMVSSQEQVHEIRQSIIDLPSAFQYTCFHLEFNGEKINDFIPLSEIPDLGTTPEFHVVEDPYTEKEARIHFVRIRELIGASGDRCDTAQGLLPGLSLFETVATEAVSNNESAEESPIQNYDFQAVPSLTELVPPPSEPAPKTVKQISLSSWNPPPPHLRQRGHLLYLVVSTNEGEQYQITSHVSGFFVNKSSNAKFDPFPRPAPKGQSAHSLLSLIELVSASFAESFTKLQDYNNQRDPLATFQITNAIPAAPWVVPSPNSTLCTHLPDPARSQETYLLNGVENTDTLRDWNEEFQSAKELPRETVQDRVFRERLISKLFADYNEAATRGAVMVARGDIAPLNPTECRDAQIFVYNNIFFSFGADGVGTFTSEGGDEAARVATGKDVAGVKLVNQLDIEGLFTPATVVVDYLGKRIVGQSIVPGIFKQREPGENQIDYGAVDGKDIVAADERFAPGFAQLSKALKVKKHPVWDKEGKRFDLEASVETKGLLGTDARKYVLDLYRISPLDIAWLDEDGLPEDGDAYPHRMTVLRPELVDSFSRYKLKQWVDKEVARRAEQKKEKEAETKAAEDDAKGEEGEGEKKTTEGEGEGEASKEEDSQPNLSDFKFALNPDAFSGQAPQTDEEKAEFAADEEEVRAAGKYLRDQVIPDLLKDLSESEISFPMDGQSLSRLLHKRGINVRYLGKVAELSSDGRLRCLRDICVQDMVARAFKHVSAVYLRHLPVPAVPAAVSHLLNCLLGHRFNEKPVAELDPSIRNLYTDADWSFEKVTPESLRENIEEQILQRFRYELDDEWHNQVRPVQLLREVSLKIGIQLLAKDYSFTAETAAAATTSEAAPAKVEKPVANGQTNGESGSSKKKKKSKAREASPVEAAAPANVHTFNPEDVIDLVPLIKDSCPRSALAEEALEAGRISLLQNQKKLGQELLLESLSLHEQIYGILHPEVARVYNSLSMLYYQLDEKEAAVDLARKAIIVAERTVGVDSAETLLNYLNLSLFLHQIGDSKGALVYSKHALKMWKVIYGPDHPDSITTLNNAAVMLQNLKAYHESRLWFEESLRVCESVFGKQSINSATLLFQLAQALALDRDSKGAVTRMRESYNVFLAELGPEDKNTKEAESWLEQLTQNAVNIAKHAKDVAARRLRTGVRFTTNPSSLAASNATVPGREGPGSQVDSRSIDELIKFIEGGEHQQTKKRTGRGNPKRRGQAGAR encoded by the exons ATGCAGATTATG gtctcttctcaagaacaggTTCACGAGATTCGGCAGTCCATCATTGACCTTCCCTCCGCATTCCAGTACACTTGCTTCCACCTCGAGTTTAacggcgagaagatcaacgactTCATTCCCCTCTCTGAAATTCCTGACCTCGGCACCACCCCCGAATTCCACGTTGTTGAGGACCCATATACCGAGAAGGAAGCTCGCATCCATTTTGTCCGCATTCGAGAGCTTATCGGTGCCTCTGGAGACCGATGCGACACAGCCCAGGGCCTTCTTCCGGGACTGTCTCTCTTCGAAACTGTCGCCACAGAGGCCGTCAGCAACAACGAGTCGGCCGAGGAGTCACCCATTCAGAACTACGACTTCCAGGCTGTGCCCTCTCTTACCGAGCTGGTTCCTCCTCCCTCTGAGCCCGCTCCCAAGACAGTGAAGCAGATCTCCTTGTCCTCCTggaatcctcctcctcctcacctCCGACAGCGTGGCCACTTGCTCTACTTGGTTGTCTCCACCAACGAAGGCGAGCAATATCAGATCACCTCTCACGTTTCgggcttcttcgtcaacaaATCGTCTAACGCCAAATTCGATCCCTTCCCTCGTCCGGCACCCAAGGGTCAGTCAGCTCACTCTTTGCTTAGCCTCATCGAGCTCGTCTCTGCATCCTTTGCCGAGTCTTTCACAAAACTCCAGGACTACAACAACCAACGCGACCCTCTCGCCACTTTCCAAATCACCAACGCTATTCCCGCTGCCCCTTGGGTGGTTCCCTCTCCTAACTCCACTCTTTGCACACATCTTCCTGATCCTGCACGATCTCAGGAGACCTACCTCCTTAATGGTGTCGAGAACACCGACACTCTGCGAGACTGGAATGAAGAGTTCCAGTCAGCGAAGGAACTTCCTCGTGAAACTGTTCAGGATCGTGTCTTCCGAGAACGACTCATTTCTAAGCTCTTTGCCGACTATAATGAGGCTGCTACTCGAGGCGCCGTCATGGTCGCACGGGGCGACATTGCTCCTTTAAACCCCACAGAATGCAGAGATGCTCAGATCTTCgtctacaacaacatcttcttctcttttggtGCTGACGGTGTTGGTACATTCACTTCtgagggtggtgatgaggcgGCTCGTGTCGCTACTGGCAAGGATGTCGCTGGTGTAAAGCTCGTCAACCAGTTGGATATCGAAGGACTTTTCACTCCTGCCACCGTGGTTGTTGACTACCTTGGCAAGCGAATTGTTGGTCAGAGCATTGTTCCCGGCATTTTCAAGCAACGCGAACCTGGTGAGAACCAGATCGACTACGGTGCTGTAGACGGCAAGGACATCGTCGCGGCCGATGAGAGGTTCGCTCCCGGCTTTGCTCAGCTGTCCAAGGCTCtgaaggtcaagaaacaTCCTGTTTGGGACAAGGAGGGTAAGCGATTTGACTTGGAGGCCAGTGTGGAGACCAAGGGTCTGCTGGGTACAGACGCCCGCAAGTATGTCTTGGATCTATACCGTATCAGCCCCCTCGACATTGCTTGGCTGGATGAAGACGGTCTTCctgaggatggcgatgctTACCCTCACCGCATGACAGTCCTCCGACCGGAGCTTGTCGACTCATTCTCGCGATACAAGCTGAAGCAGTGGGTGGATAAAGAGGTTGCCCGTCGAGCTGagcaaaagaaggagaaggaggctgagaccAAGGCTGCAGAGGATGACGCCAagggtgaagagggcgagggcgagaagaagaccacAGAGGGTGAGGGCGAGGGTGAAGCCTCCAAGGAAGAGGATAGCCAGCCTAACCTGTCAGACTTCAAGTTCGCCCTTAACCCTGACGCTTTTAGTGGCCAGGCTCCTCAgactgatgaagagaaggccGAGTTCGCcgctgatgaggaagaagtcagGGCAGCTGGAAAATATCTCCGCGACCAGGTTATCCCTGACCTGCTCAAGGATCTTTCCGAGTCCGAGATCAGCTTCCCCATGGATGGCCAGTCACTGAGCCGACTTCTACACAAGCGCGGTATCAACGTTAGATACCTCGGTAAGGTTGCTGAGCTCTCTAGTGATGGCCGGCTCCGATGCTTGCGCGACATTTGCGTCCAGGATATGGTTGCCCGAGCCTTCAAGCATGTTTCTGCTGTTTACCTCCGACACTTACCAGTCCctgctgttcctgctgctgtttctcatctcctcaacTGTCTGCTTGGGCATCGCTTCAATGAGAAGCCCGTTGCTGAGCTCGATCCTTCCATCCGCAACCTCTACACTGATGCCGACTGGTCTTTCGAGAAGGTTACACCTGAGAGTCTGCGGGAGAACATTGAGGAGCAGATCCTCCAGCGATTCCGATATGAGCTCGACGACGAGTGGCACAACCAAGTTCGTCCTGTGCAACTTCTTCGTGAGGTGTCTTTGAAGATTGGTATTCAGCTTCTAGCCAAGGACTACAGTTTCACTGctgagactgctgctgctgccaccACTTCTGAAGCTGCTCCTGCAAAGGTCGAGAAGCCTGTTGCCAACGGCCAGACCAACGGAGAATCTGgtagcagcaagaagaagaagaagagcaaggctCGTGAGGCTTCTCCTGTTGAGGCTGCCGCCCCAGCCAATGTGCACACTTTCAACCCCGAAGACGTCATTGACCTCGTTCCTTTAATCAAGGACTCGTGCCCTCGCAGCGCCCTCGCGGAAGAGGCACTTGAGGCTGGCCgtatttctcttctccaaaacCAGAAGAAATTGGGCCAGGAGCTTCTCCTGGAATCCCTTTCCCTACACGAGCAGATTTATGGTATCTTACATCCCGAGGTCGCTCGTGTCTACAACAGCCTATCTATGCTCTACTACCAgctcgatgagaaggaggctgccGTTGACCTTGCTCGCAAAGCTATCATCGTCGCTGAGAGGACCGTTGGTGTCGACTCAGCCGAGACTCTCCTTAACTACCTCAACCTGAGCCTGTTCCTCCACCAAATTGGTGACAGTAAGGGTGCTCTGGTGTACTCCAAGCACGCTCTCAAGATGTGGAAGGTCATTTACGGCCCTGACCATCCTGATTCTATCACAACACTCAACAATGCTGCTGTGATGctccagaacctcaaggctTACCACGAGTCTCGACTCTGGTTCGAGGAGTCACTGCGCGTATGCGAGTCTGTTTTCGGCAAGCAGTCGATCAACTCTGCtaccctcctcttccagctGGCTCAGGCTCTTGCTCTAGATCGCGACTCAAAGGGGGCTGTTACTCGTATGCGAGAGTCTTACAACGTCTTCCTTGCTGAACTCGGACCTGaggacaagaacaccaaggaggccgagagCTGGTTGGAGCAGCTCACTCAGAATGCTGTCAACATTGCCAAGCatgccaaggatgttgctgCTCGAAGACTCCGAACGGGTGTTCGGTTTACCACCAATCCCTCAAGCTTGGCGGCTTCCAATGCTACTGTCCCCGGCCGCGAGGGACCTGGTTCACAAGTTGACTCCCGcagcattgatgagcttATCAAGTTCATCGAGGGTGGTGAGCATCAACAGACCAAGAAGCGAACTGGCCGTGGAAACCCTAAGAGGCGAGGCCAAGCTGGAGCGCGATAG
- a CDS encoding protein TIF31 produces the protein MLARCRLWSVIDLYRSPCKISSSQKNVQVSSQEQVHEIRQSIIDLPSAFQYTCFHLEFNGEKINDFIPLSEIPDLGTTPEFHVVEDPYTEKEARIHFVRIRELIGASGDRCDTAQGLLPGLSLFETVATEAVSNNESAEESPIQNYDFQAVPSLTELVPPPSEPAPKTVKQISLSSWNPPPPHLRQRGHLLYLVVSTNEGEQYQITSHVSGFFVNKSSNAKFDPFPRPAPKGQSAHSLLSLIELVSASFAESFTKLQDYNNQRDPLATFQITNAIPAAPWVVPSPNSTLCTHLPDPARSQETYLLNGVENTDTLRDWNEEFQSAKELPRETVQDRVFRERLISKLFADYNEAATRGAVMVARGDIAPLNPTECRDAQIFVYNNIFFSFGADGVGTFTSEGGDEAARVATGKDVAGVKLVNQLDIEGLFTPATVVVDYLGKRIVGQSIVPGIFKQREPGENQIDYGAVDGKDIVAADERFAPGFAQLSKALKVKKHPVWDKEGKRFDLEASVETKGLLGTDARKYVLDLYRISPLDIAWLDEDGLPEDGDAYPHRMTVLRPELVDSFSRYKLKQWVDKEVARRAEQKKEKEAETKAAEDDAKGEEGEGEKKTTEGEGEGEASKEEDSQPNLSDFKFALNPDAFSGQAPQTDEEKAEFAADEEEVRAAGKYLRDQVIPDLLKDLSESEISFPMDGQSLSRLLHKRGINVRYLGKVAELSSDGRLRCLRDICVQDMVARAFKHVSAVYLRHLPVPAVPAAVSHLLNCLLGHRFNEKPVAELDPSIRNLYTDADWSFEKVTPESLRENIEEQILQRFRYELDDEWHNQVRPVQLLREVSLKIGIQLLAKDYSFTAETAAAATTSEAAPAKVEKPVANGQTNGESGSSKKKKKSKAREASPVEAAAPANVHTFNPEDVIDLVPLIKDSCPRSALAEEALEAGRISLLQNQKKLGQELLLESLSLHEQIYGILHPEVARVYNSLSMLYYQLDEKEAAVDLARKAIIVAERTVGVDSAETLLNYLNLSLFLHQIGDSKGALVYSKHALKMWKVIYGPDHPDSITTLNNAAVMLQNLKAYHESRLWFEESLRVCESVFGKQSINSATLLFQLAQALALDRDSKGAVTRMRESYNVFLAELGPEDKNTKEAESWLEQLTQNAVNIAKHAKDVAARRLRTGVRFTTNPSSLAASNATVPGREGPGSQVDSRSIDELIKFIEGGEHQQTKKRTGRGNPKRRGQAGAR, from the coding sequence ATGCTAGCAAGATGCAGATTATGGTCCGTCATTGACTTATACCGAAGCCCCTGCAAAATATCAAGCTCACAAAAAAATGTCCAggtctcttctcaagaacaggTTCACGAGATTCGGCAGTCCATCATTGACCTTCCCTCCGCATTCCAGTACACTTGCTTCCACCTCGAGTTTAacggcgagaagatcaacgactTCATTCCCCTCTCTGAAATTCCTGACCTCGGCACCACCCCCGAATTCCACGTTGTTGAGGACCCATATACCGAGAAGGAAGCTCGCATCCATTTTGTCCGCATTCGAGAGCTTATCGGTGCCTCTGGAGACCGATGCGACACAGCCCAGGGCCTTCTTCCGGGACTGTCTCTCTTCGAAACTGTCGCCACAGAGGCCGTCAGCAACAACGAGTCGGCCGAGGAGTCACCCATTCAGAACTACGACTTCCAGGCTGTGCCCTCTCTTACCGAGCTGGTTCCTCCTCCCTCTGAGCCCGCTCCCAAGACAGTGAAGCAGATCTCCTTGTCCTCCTggaatcctcctcctcctcacctCCGACAGCGTGGCCACTTGCTCTACTTGGTTGTCTCCACCAACGAAGGCGAGCAATATCAGATCACCTCTCACGTTTCgggcttcttcgtcaacaaATCGTCTAACGCCAAATTCGATCCCTTCCCTCGTCCGGCACCCAAGGGTCAGTCAGCTCACTCTTTGCTTAGCCTCATCGAGCTCGTCTCTGCATCCTTTGCCGAGTCTTTCACAAAACTCCAGGACTACAACAACCAACGCGACCCTCTCGCCACTTTCCAAATCACCAACGCTATTCCCGCTGCCCCTTGGGTGGTTCCCTCTCCTAACTCCACTCTTTGCACACATCTTCCTGATCCTGCACGATCTCAGGAGACCTACCTCCTTAATGGTGTCGAGAACACCGACACTCTGCGAGACTGGAATGAAGAGTTCCAGTCAGCGAAGGAACTTCCTCGTGAAACTGTTCAGGATCGTGTCTTCCGAGAACGACTCATTTCTAAGCTCTTTGCCGACTATAATGAGGCTGCTACTCGAGGCGCCGTCATGGTCGCACGGGGCGACATTGCTCCTTTAAACCCCACAGAATGCAGAGATGCTCAGATCTTCgtctacaacaacatcttcttctcttttggtGCTGACGGTGTTGGTACATTCACTTCtgagggtggtgatgaggcgGCTCGTGTCGCTACTGGCAAGGATGTCGCTGGTGTAAAGCTCGTCAACCAGTTGGATATCGAAGGACTTTTCACTCCTGCCACCGTGGTTGTTGACTACCTTGGCAAGCGAATTGTTGGTCAGAGCATTGTTCCCGGCATTTTCAAGCAACGCGAACCTGGTGAGAACCAGATCGACTACGGTGCTGTAGACGGCAAGGACATCGTCGCGGCCGATGAGAGGTTCGCTCCCGGCTTTGCTCAGCTGTCCAAGGCTCtgaaggtcaagaaacaTCCTGTTTGGGACAAGGAGGGTAAGCGATTTGACTTGGAGGCCAGTGTGGAGACCAAGGGTCTGCTGGGTACAGACGCCCGCAAGTATGTCTTGGATCTATACCGTATCAGCCCCCTCGACATTGCTTGGCTGGATGAAGACGGTCTTCctgaggatggcgatgctTACCCTCACCGCATGACAGTCCTCCGACCGGAGCTTGTCGACTCATTCTCGCGATACAAGCTGAAGCAGTGGGTGGATAAAGAGGTTGCCCGTCGAGCTGagcaaaagaaggagaaggaggctgagaccAAGGCTGCAGAGGATGACGCCAagggtgaagagggcgagggcgagaagaagaccacAGAGGGTGAGGGCGAGGGTGAAGCCTCCAAGGAAGAGGATAGCCAGCCTAACCTGTCAGACTTCAAGTTCGCCCTTAACCCTGACGCTTTTAGTGGCCAGGCTCCTCAgactgatgaagagaaggccGAGTTCGCcgctgatgaggaagaagtcagGGCAGCTGGAAAATATCTCCGCGACCAGGTTATCCCTGACCTGCTCAAGGATCTTTCCGAGTCCGAGATCAGCTTCCCCATGGATGGCCAGTCACTGAGCCGACTTCTACACAAGCGCGGTATCAACGTTAGATACCTCGGTAAGGTTGCTGAGCTCTCTAGTGATGGCCGGCTCCGATGCTTGCGCGACATTTGCGTCCAGGATATGGTTGCCCGAGCCTTCAAGCATGTTTCTGCTGTTTACCTCCGACACTTACCAGTCCctgctgttcctgctgctgtttctcatctcctcaacTGTCTGCTTGGGCATCGCTTCAATGAGAAGCCCGTTGCTGAGCTCGATCCTTCCATCCGCAACCTCTACACTGATGCCGACTGGTCTTTCGAGAAGGTTACACCTGAGAGTCTGCGGGAGAACATTGAGGAGCAGATCCTCCAGCGATTCCGATATGAGCTCGACGACGAGTGGCACAACCAAGTTCGTCCTGTGCAACTTCTTCGTGAGGTGTCTTTGAAGATTGGTATTCAGCTTCTAGCCAAGGACTACAGTTTCACTGctgagactgctgctgctgccaccACTTCTGAAGCTGCTCCTGCAAAGGTCGAGAAGCCTGTTGCCAACGGCCAGACCAACGGAGAATCTGgtagcagcaagaagaagaagaagagcaaggctCGTGAGGCTTCTCCTGTTGAGGCTGCCGCCCCAGCCAATGTGCACACTTTCAACCCCGAAGACGTCATTGACCTCGTTCCTTTAATCAAGGACTCGTGCCCTCGCAGCGCCCTCGCGGAAGAGGCACTTGAGGCTGGCCgtatttctcttctccaaaacCAGAAGAAATTGGGCCAGGAGCTTCTCCTGGAATCCCTTTCCCTACACGAGCAGATTTATGGTATCTTACATCCCGAGGTCGCTCGTGTCTACAACAGCCTATCTATGCTCTACTACCAgctcgatgagaaggaggctgccGTTGACCTTGCTCGCAAAGCTATCATCGTCGCTGAGAGGACCGTTGGTGTCGACTCAGCCGAGACTCTCCTTAACTACCTCAACCTGAGCCTGTTCCTCCACCAAATTGGTGACAGTAAGGGTGCTCTGGTGTACTCCAAGCACGCTCTCAAGATGTGGAAGGTCATTTACGGCCCTGACCATCCTGATTCTATCACAACACTCAACAATGCTGCTGTGATGctccagaacctcaaggctTACCACGAGTCTCGACTCTGGTTCGAGGAGTCACTGCGCGTATGCGAGTCTGTTTTCGGCAAGCAGTCGATCAACTCTGCtaccctcctcttccagctGGCTCAGGCTCTTGCTCTAGATCGCGACTCAAAGGGGGCTGTTACTCGTATGCGAGAGTCTTACAACGTCTTCCTTGCTGAACTCGGACCTGaggacaagaacaccaaggaggccgagagCTGGTTGGAGCAGCTCACTCAGAATGCTGTCAACATTGCCAAGCatgccaaggatgttgctgCTCGAAGACTCCGAACGGGTGTTCGGTTTACCACCAATCCCTCAAGCTTGGCGGCTTCCAATGCTACTGTCCCCGGCCGCGAGGGACCTGGTTCACAAGTTGACTCCCGcagcattgatgagcttATCAAGTTCATCGAGGGTGGTGAGCATCAACAGACCAAGAAGCGAACTGGCCGTGGAAACCCTAAGAGGCGAGGCCAAGCTGGAGCGCGATAG